A portion of the Marinobacter alexandrii genome contains these proteins:
- a CDS encoding ABC transporter permease, whose amino-acid sequence MKRITHLFKTAFNDARKNLLHTLLSVLGMVIGVGALVAILSLIDGMEKYAHEQISSTTSLESVIIRTNTTKRIDNVQISKEDYGFFNYARFKNMLDEVSDENAKGFLRYQESGFINTNDSTERGVLFSGMVDTWSDKLELRAGRFISLEDLRNRTKNVVVSSELAEALKPQKPLHEILNDTIRFKGEPFNVIGIIDAPSDNLEIICPITILDEEKLKSRPPMVVIEASTVEQVPIVKGEVESFLENTFKGQSDDFSVFTNEFRVEQANQGFLVFRIIMGLIVGISVIVGGVGVMNVLLISVTERTSEIGVRKAVGAKKADIVAQFLSESLSISFIGSFLGLILGVIFTFIAVPIVKYLTKMPFEAAYTLDTLLIIMIVSILIGIIFGTYPAMKASKLDPVDAIRRE is encoded by the coding sequence ATGAAGCGAATTACTCACCTATTTAAGACTGCATTTAATGACGCTCGGAAAAACCTTCTTCATACACTGCTATCTGTTTTAGGGATGGTTATTGGGGTTGGAGCTTTAGTTGCTATTTTATCTCTGATAGATGGAATGGAGAAATATGCTCACGAGCAAATTTCAAGTACGACCTCTTTGGAGAGCGTTATCATCCGAACGAATACAACCAAAAGAATTGATAATGTTCAAATTTCTAAAGAAGATTATGGATTTTTCAATTATGCAAGATTCAAGAACATGCTCGATGAAGTTTCAGATGAAAATGCTAAAGGATTTCTAAGGTATCAAGAGTCAGGATTCATCAATACAAATGATTCAACAGAAAGGGGGGTGCTATTTTCAGGAATGGTAGATACCTGGAGCGATAAACTAGAACTAAGAGCTGGTAGGTTTATTTCCTTAGAAGATCTGAGAAATCGCACAAAAAACGTGGTAGTATCATCTGAGCTTGCGGAAGCGTTAAAGCCTCAAAAACCATTGCATGAAATCTTGAACGATACTATTCGATTTAAGGGAGAGCCTTTTAACGTCATAGGTATCATAGATGCCCCATCAGATAATCTGGAGATAATTTGTCCCATCACTATCTTGGATGAAGAAAAATTAAAGTCTAGGCCTCCAATGGTCGTTATTGAGGCATCTACTGTAGAACAAGTACCGATAGTCAAAGGAGAGGTTGAATCTTTCTTGGAAAATACTTTCAAAGGTCAGTCAGATGATTTCAGTGTGTTTACCAATGAATTCAGAGTTGAACAGGCAAACCAGGGATTCTTGGTGTTTCGAATCATTATGGGATTAATAGTGGGTATCTCTGTTATCGTAGGTGGTGTGGGAGTGATGAATGTGTTGTTGATTTCTGTTACGGAGCGAACTTCTGAAATTGGTGTTAGAAAGGCTGTTGGAGCAAAGAAAGCAGATATTGTAGCTCAATTTTTATCAGAGTCTTTGAGTATCAGTTTCATAGGGAGTTTTCTTGGATTAATCTTAGGAGTCATCTTCACCTTCATAGCGGTACCTATAGTCAAGTATCTAACAAAGATGCCTTTTGAAGCTGCATATACTCTAGATACACTATTGATTATCATGATTGTGTCAATATTGATAGGAATTATTTTTGGAACTTATCCAGCAATGAAGGCTTCAAAGCTAGATCCTGTGGATGCAATACGTAGGGAGTGA
- the tilS gene encoding tRNA lysidine(34) synthetase TilS, with amino-acid sequence MHSLQKQFHDFILSRHLIDKGEKVLLAVSGGLDSMVMSHLFFDAEIDFDIAHCNFGLRGEESNADEAFVRKWAEDHKVSCFIESFELEGKSIQIEAREVRYDWFNALTEQYGHHKVAIAHHLNDSLETVLINLTRGTGISGVSGISVLNNKIIRPLLFAERKDLLTYASNQKIQWREDSSNQKINYDRNLIRHEVIPILEKVNPSLHKTFFSTVERLSYTEDLLKRQVENIKKEFLKSSDLSCELNLEWINEPEDVVILSEILNAFGVNYATCREIFEAKGRAGKVFPVNDWIVTMDRSKLFINPNKEQSIQELIIDEFGEYNFYESIFKIGEAAEEEVSFDSAGVVFFDADRFKLPLKIRQWEEGDKFQPMGMKGHKKVSDLLIDEKTPLSRKKNVLVLESGQKIAWVVGYRIDDHFKISEYTKKIIKVSKSLISNI; translated from the coding sequence GTGCATTCTTTACAAAAACAGTTCCATGATTTTATTCTTTCTCGTCATTTGATTGATAAAGGAGAAAAAGTCCTGCTTGCCGTCAGTGGAGGACTGGATTCTATGGTGATGTCTCACCTCTTTTTTGATGCAGAAATTGACTTTGACATTGCCCATTGTAATTTTGGATTGAGAGGAGAGGAATCAAACGCAGATGAGGCATTTGTAAGGAAGTGGGCTGAGGATCATAAGGTTAGCTGCTTTATTGAATCTTTTGAGCTGGAAGGTAAGTCCATCCAAATTGAAGCAAGAGAGGTGAGGTATGACTGGTTTAATGCTTTAACTGAGCAATATGGTCATCATAAAGTAGCTATAGCGCATCATCTCAATGATTCACTTGAAACAGTGCTTATAAACCTTACCCGAGGAACGGGAATTAGTGGGGTTTCTGGTATCTCTGTTTTAAATAATAAAATTATAAGACCATTGCTCTTTGCCGAGAGAAAAGACCTACTGACGTATGCTTCTAACCAAAAGATCCAATGGAGAGAAGATTCAAGTAATCAAAAGATAAATTATGATCGAAATTTGATTCGTCACGAAGTAATTCCAATTCTTGAAAAGGTCAATCCATCTCTACATAAAACTTTTTTTTCAACCGTAGAGCGACTTTCATATACGGAAGATTTATTGAAAAGGCAGGTAGAAAATATTAAGAAAGAGTTTCTCAAATCATCAGATCTTTCATGTGAACTTAATCTTGAATGGATCAATGAACCTGAAGATGTTGTCATCCTCTCAGAAATTCTCAATGCTTTTGGTGTTAATTATGCTACATGCAGGGAGATTTTTGAGGCTAAAGGGAGAGCAGGTAAGGTTTTTCCTGTTAATGATTGGATTGTCACCATGGATCGTTCTAAGCTGTTCATCAATCCGAATAAAGAACAGAGCATTCAAGAATTGATAATAGATGAGTTTGGTGAATACAATTTTTACGAGTCAATCTTTAAAATTGGAGAGGCAGCTGAGGAAGAAGTATCGTTCGATTCTGCCGGAGTAGTTTTTTTTGATGCTGATCGATTTAAGCTCCCTTTGAAAATCAGGCAATGGGAAGAGGGGGATAAGTTTCAACCAATGGGAATGAAAGGGCATAAAAAAGTCAGTGATTTATTGATTGATGAGAAAACTCCCTTATCCAGAAAAAAAAATGTCTTGGTCTTGGAATCAGGTCAGAAGATTGCTTGGGTAGTAGGATACCGAATTGATGATCATTTTAAGATCTCGGAGTATACAAAAAAGATAATTAAGGTGAGTAAATCATTGATCAGTAACATTTAG